One Rhodoferax ferrireducens T118 DNA segment encodes these proteins:
- the rpmI gene encoding 50S ribosomal protein L35: MPKMKTKSAAKKRFRVRPGGTVKRGQAFKRHILTKKTTKNKRQLRGSTAVHETDMGRMSQMLPGRGI; this comes from the coding sequence ATGCCCAAAATGAAGACCAAGAGCGCGGCGAAGAAACGCTTCCGCGTCCGTCCAGGTGGCACCGTCAAACGCGGCCAAGCCTTCAAACGTCACATCCTGACCAAGAAGACCACCAAAAATAAACGCCAATTGCGCGGATCGACCGCTGTTCATGAGACCGATATGGGTCGCATGTCACAGATGTTGCCCGGCCGTGGCATTTAA
- the rplT gene encoding 50S ribosomal protein L20, producing MPRVKRGVTARARHKKVLALAKGFRGRRGNVYRVAKEAVMKAGQYAYRDRRTKKRVFRQLWIARINAAARQCGMTYSQFANGLKKANIEIDRKVLSDIAVHDMAAFASIVDQVKAKLAA from the coding sequence ATGCCTCGCGTCAAACGTGGTGTAACGGCTCGCGCCCGCCACAAAAAAGTTTTAGCCCTTGCCAAAGGTTTCCGCGGTCGCCGCGGTAATGTTTATCGCGTTGCCAAAGAAGCGGTGATGAAGGCCGGGCAATATGCCTACCGCGATCGCCGTACCAAAAAGCGCGTCTTCCGTCAGTTGTGGATTGCCCGTATCAATGCCGCTGCACGTCAGTGCGGCATGACCTACAGTCAATTCGCCAACGGACTGAAGAAGGCCAATATCGAGATTGACCGCAAGGTCTTGAGCGATATCGCTGTGCATGACATGGCTGCATTTGCCAGCATCGTGGATCAAGTCAAGGCCAAGCTGGCAGCTTGA
- the pheS gene encoding phenylalanine--tRNA ligase subunit alpha yields MNELNSVVDSAKAAFEQARTPADLENAKALFLGKSGRITELMKGMAALAVDEKKTRGAAINLAKQAIEVALNNRRQALADAELQAQLQAEALDVTLPGRQRGQGSLHPVSLTLERIEAIFGSMGFDVAQGPEIESDWFNFTALNTPEDHPARSMHDTFYVEGGTATAPNLLRTHSSPMQIRYAVQHVKRHRAAVGVGQVEGLFSGDMPEIRVIAPGRTYRVDSDATHSPMFHQCEGLWVGENVSFKDLKFVFTDFCRTFFESDDLVLRFRPSFFPFTEPSAEIDIQFQSGPLAGRWLEVAGSGQVHPNVIRNMGLEPEKYIGFAFGMGPDRLAMLRYGVNDLRLFFDGDVRFLSQFQ; encoded by the coding sequence ATGAACGAGTTGAACAGCGTCGTTGACAGTGCCAAAGCCGCCTTTGAGCAAGCCCGCACCCCGGCAGACCTGGAAAACGCCAAAGCGTTGTTTCTTGGAAAGTCGGGCCGCATCACCGAGCTGATGAAGGGCATGGCCGCGTTGGCTGTGGACGAGAAGAAGACCCGCGGTGCCGCCATCAACCTTGCCAAGCAGGCCATTGAAGTGGCATTGAATAATCGCCGCCAGGCACTGGCGGACGCTGAATTGCAGGCACAGCTCCAGGCTGAGGCGCTGGATGTGACCCTGCCGGGCCGCCAGCGCGGGCAGGGCAGTCTGCACCCGGTGTCGCTCACCCTGGAGCGCATCGAGGCCATCTTTGGCTCAATGGGATTTGATGTCGCACAAGGTCCCGAAATTGAGTCGGACTGGTTCAACTTCACCGCCCTGAATACGCCCGAGGACCACCCGGCGCGTTCCATGCATGACACCTTTTATGTCGAGGGCGGTACCGCCACTGCCCCCAACCTGTTGCGCACGCATTCCAGCCCGATGCAGATCCGCTATGCGGTGCAGCATGTCAAACGGCACCGTGCGGCAGTGGGCGTCGGGCAAGTGGAAGGGCTTTTTTCAGGCGATATGCCCGAGATTCGGGTGATTGCGCCCGGGCGCACCTACCGCGTCGACAGCGACGCCACGCATTCGCCCATGTTCCACCAGTGCGAAGGCCTGTGGGTCGGTGAGAACGTCAGTTTCAAAGACCTCAAATTTGTCTTTACCGATTTTTGTCGCACTTTCTTTGAGTCAGATGACCTGGTGCTGCGCTTTCGTCCCAGTTTTTTCCCGTTCACCGAGCCGAGTGCCGAGATCGACATCCAGTTCCAAAGCGGACCGCTGGCGGGTCGCTGGCTGGAAGTAGCCGGTTCGGGCCAGGTGCATCCCAATGTGATTCGCAACATGGGCCTGGAGCCCGAAAAATACATTGGTTTTGCCTTCGGCATGGGGCCGGACCGACTCGCCATGCTGCGTTATGGTGTGAATGACCTGCGCTTGTTTTTTGACGGTGATGTCCGCTTTCTGTCGCAATTCCAATAA
- the pheT gene encoding phenylalanine--tRNA ligase subunit beta encodes MQFPESWLREFCNPPLSTEQLAQTLTMAGLEVEELKPVAPPFTRIVVGEIKEAAQHPNADRLHVCQVDVGQAELLTIVCGAPNARVGIKVPCALVGAELPPGEDGKPFLIKVGKLRGVESYGMLCSARELKLSNDHGGLLELRSDAPLGQDIREHLNLDDTLFTLKLTPNLAHCLSVYGVAREVAALTGAALKAPSFPVVKVSGADRLPVKVSAPDLCGRFSGRIVRHVNPRASTPDWMVERLARCGQRSVTALVDISNYVMFELGRPSHIFDLDKIHGGLDVRWGKPGEQLKLLNGNTVTVDDQVGVIADEAHVESLAGIMGGDATAVSDDTQNIYVEAAFWWPKAIAGRSRRFNFSTDAGHRFERGVDPSQTVEHIERITQLVIDICGTADTTCGPMDDQQVNLPVAPTVSLRVARASKVIGMALTQSQCADALTRLGLAISQSDGIITVAPPSYRFDLQIEEDLIEEVARMVGYNNLPQTPPLAPITAKVRRETQRSPFALRRSIAALGYQETINFSFVEERWEHELCANPNPIKLLNPIASQMSVMRSSLLGSLLQVLKFNLDRKAQRVRVFELGRVFLRDAAVKNTDATVEGFDQPMRVAGLVCGSADALQWGHKERPVDFFDIKGDVEILLAPRRPVFESAQHPAMHPGRCARVMLDGVAIGFVGELHPKWRQAYDLAQAPLMFELDLDALLQREVSVFKGVAKHQAVDRDIAVMVSEKLSSHADLMDAIWSAPTAGLLRNAVLFDIYRPKSAKDLDAPGSEKSYAIRLTLNSDDATLTEEQIDNATQAVLASLLSKLGARQRT; translated from the coding sequence ATGCAATTTCCTGAATCCTGGTTGCGCGAATTCTGCAACCCGCCACTGTCCACTGAACAACTCGCGCAAACACTCACCATGGCCGGTCTTGAGGTCGAAGAACTCAAGCCCGTTGCCCCGCCGTTCACCAGGATCGTGGTGGGTGAGATCAAAGAAGCAGCGCAGCATCCCAATGCCGATCGGCTGCACGTCTGCCAGGTGGATGTGGGGCAGGCTGAACTGCTCACCATCGTTTGTGGCGCCCCGAATGCCCGGGTCGGCATCAAGGTGCCGTGCGCCTTGGTGGGTGCGGAGTTACCCCCCGGTGAAGATGGCAAACCTTTTCTGATCAAGGTGGGCAAGTTGCGCGGCGTTGAAAGCTACGGCATGCTCTGTTCAGCCCGGGAACTCAAACTGTCAAACGACCATGGCGGTTTGCTGGAGCTTCGCAGCGATGCCCCGCTGGGGCAAGACATTCGCGAGCATTTGAACCTGGACGACACCCTGTTTACGCTCAAACTCACGCCCAATCTGGCGCATTGCCTGAGTGTGTACGGCGTGGCGCGTGAAGTGGCGGCTTTAACTGGCGCTGCTCTGAAAGCGCCCAGCTTTCCGGTTGTCAAAGTCAGCGGAGCAGACAGATTGCCAGTGAAGGTCAGCGCACCCGATCTGTGCGGGCGTTTCTCCGGCCGCATCGTGCGCCACGTCAATCCCCGGGCCAGCACGCCCGACTGGATGGTGGAGCGGTTGGCGCGGTGCGGCCAGCGCAGTGTCACGGCCTTGGTGGATATCTCCAACTACGTGATGTTCGAGCTGGGGCGCCCGTCGCATATTTTTGATCTGGACAAAATCCACGGTGGCCTCGATGTGCGCTGGGGCAAGCCCGGTGAACAACTCAAACTGCTCAATGGCAACACGGTCACGGTGGACGATCAGGTTGGCGTGATTGCCGATGAAGCCCATGTAGAGTCACTCGCGGGCATCATGGGCGGTGACGCGACTGCGGTGTCTGACGATACGCAAAATATCTATGTTGAAGCCGCTTTTTGGTGGCCGAAAGCCATCGCCGGGCGTTCCCGCCGCTTCAACTTCTCCACCGACGCCGGTCACCGCTTTGAGCGCGGTGTCGACCCGAGTCAGACCGTGGAGCACATCGAGCGCATCACGCAGTTGGTCATTGACATCTGTGGCACGGCCGACACCACGTGTGGCCCCATGGACGACCAGCAGGTGAATCTGCCGGTTGCGCCAACCGTCAGCCTGCGCGTGGCACGGGCCAGCAAAGTCATTGGCATGGCGCTCACGCAGTCGCAATGCGCTGACGCGCTGACGCGTCTCGGATTGGCGATCTCACAGAGCGATGGCATCATCACCGTGGCGCCGCCGTCGTACCGCTTTGACCTGCAAATTGAGGAAGACCTGATTGAAGAGGTGGCCCGCATGGTGGGCTACAACAACCTGCCTCAGACACCGCCCCTGGCACCGATCACCGCCAAGGTTCGCCGTGAAACGCAGCGCAGTCCGTTTGCCCTGCGCCGCAGCATCGCCGCGCTGGGTTATCAGGAAACCATCAACTTCAGCTTTGTTGAAGAGCGCTGGGAGCATGAGCTTTGCGCCAACCCGAATCCGATCAAGCTGCTGAACCCGATCGCCAGCCAGATGAGCGTCATGCGCTCGTCGCTCCTGGGCTCGCTGTTGCAGGTTCTGAAGTTCAACCTGGACCGCAAGGCGCAGCGGGTGCGCGTCTTTGAGCTCGGCCGCGTTTTCTTGCGCGATGCTGCCGTCAAAAACACCGATGCCACGGTAGAAGGTTTTGATCAGCCCATGCGCGTGGCAGGTCTGGTGTGTGGCAGTGCCGACGCACTCCAGTGGGGGCACAAGGAGCGGCCGGTCGATTTCTTTGACATCAAGGGTGATGTGGAGATTTTGCTGGCGCCACGCCGTCCTGTCTTTGAGTCTGCGCAGCATCCCGCCATGCACCCAGGGCGTTGCGCCCGCGTCATGCTCGACGGTGTGGCGATTGGCTTCGTCGGAGAGTTGCATCCCAAATGGCGGCAGGCCTACGATCTGGCGCAAGCGCCGCTCATGTTTGAACTCGATCTTGACGCCTTGCTGCAGCGCGAGGTGTCCGTATTCAAAGGCGTGGCCAAGCATCAAGCGGTGGACCGTGACATTGCCGTGATGGTGAGTGAAAAGCTTTCATCACATGCTGACCTGATGGACGCCATTTGGTCCGCGCCCACGGCGGGACTGCTGCGCAACGCTGTTTTGTTTGATATCTATCGACCCAAGAGTGCCAAGGATCTGGACGCGCCCGGCTCGGAAAAAAGCTATGCGATACGTTTAACGCTCAACAGCGACGATGCCACGCTGACCGAAGAACAAATTGACAATGCGACGCAAGCGGTGCTTGCTTCACTCCTGAGCAAATTGGGTGCGCGTCAGCGAACCTGA
- a CDS encoding integration host factor subunit alpha gives MDLSVESLEMPALTKAQLAELLFEKIGLNKRESKDMVDAFFDLVADSLLKGEDVKISGFGNFQIRTKAPRPGRNPRTGETIPIQARRVVTFHAGYKLKEQIQDQELVPLAP, from the coding sequence ATGGACCTATCGGTTGAAAGCCTGGAGATGCCAGCACTGACTAAAGCGCAACTGGCTGAGCTGCTGTTTGAGAAAATCGGCTTGAACAAGCGCGAATCCAAAGACATGGTGGACGCGTTCTTTGACCTGGTGGCTGACAGCCTGCTAAAGGGTGAGGACGTCAAGATTTCAGGTTTTGGAAATTTTCAGATTCGCACCAAGGCGCCACGCCCAGGGAGAAATCCGCGCACCGGTGAGACCATTCCCATTCAGGCGCGCCGGGTGGTGACGTTTCATGCGGGTTATAAACTCAAAGAGCAAATTCAGGATCAAGAGCTGGTGCCTTTGGCGCCATAG
- a CDS encoding MerR family transcriptional regulator yields MENSLPSIPAKRYFTIGEVGDLCGVKPHVLRYWEQEFTQLRPMKRRGNRRYYQHHEVLMIRRIRDLLYDQGFTISGARQKMQEILQTERDKKCNGEMSLDGIEVIELNDSELNDFEDTQLDPASDGALDPLLLVRRELFEIRELLSPAR; encoded by the coding sequence ATGGAGAACTCCCTCCCTTCCATACCTGCCAAACGCTATTTCACCATTGGTGAGGTGGGCGATTTGTGTGGCGTCAAACCGCATGTGCTGCGTTATTGGGAGCAAGAGTTCACGCAACTGCGGCCCATGAAACGGCGCGGCAACCGTCGCTACTATCAGCACCACGAGGTGCTGATGATTCGGCGGATCCGCGATTTGCTCTATGACCAGGGTTTCACCATCAGCGGGGCGCGCCAAAAAATGCAGGAAATCCTGCAGACCGAGCGTGACAAAAAGTGCAATGGTGAAATGTCGCTGGATGGCATCGAGGTGATTGAGCTCAACGATTCCGAATTGAACGACTTTGAAGACACCCAGCTGGACCCGGCGTCCGACGGCGCTTTGGACCCGTTGCTGCTCGTGCGCAGGGAGTTATTTGAGATTCGTGAACTCCTCTCGCCGGCGCGCTGA
- a CDS encoding UDP-2,3-diacylglucosamine diphosphatase, translating to MSASRPRNTTPTVAPSWPVLQAPAHWRQLDFISDLHLQDSDLATFSAWQHFMQTTRADAVFILGDLFEVWVGDDVLATPGFETRCAQVLQAASHRLTIFLMRGNRDFLLGDAFAQVGGLTLLDDPCVLDFAGQRWLLSHGDALCLEDTDYQQFRSQVRSAAWQQDFLSLALTQRQQLAHDMRMQSEARKRSGATYADLDEPMTCSWLHMAQASTLIHGHTHKPADHQMTDGLRRIVLSDWDATATPARAEVLRLSAAVAGQAEGSTVQRLQATRAE from the coding sequence ATGAGCGCATCCCGGCCCAGGAACACGACGCCAACCGTGGCGCCATCCTGGCCGGTACTGCAAGCGCCCGCGCACTGGCGGCAACTTGATTTCATCTCTGACTTGCACCTGCAGGACAGTGACCTCGCCACCTTCAGCGCCTGGCAACACTTTATGCAGACGACGCGGGCCGACGCCGTGTTTATCCTGGGTGATCTGTTTGAAGTGTGGGTCGGTGACGATGTGTTGGCAACGCCCGGCTTTGAAACCCGCTGTGCTCAGGTTCTGCAAGCTGCCTCGCATCGGCTGACCATTTTTTTGATGCGCGGCAACCGCGATTTTCTGCTGGGCGACGCCTTTGCCCAGGTTGGCGGCCTGACCCTGCTGGACGACCCCTGCGTACTGGACTTTGCCGGACAACGCTGGCTGCTTTCGCATGGCGATGCTTTGTGCCTGGAAGACACCGACTACCAGCAGTTTCGCTCGCAGGTGCGCAGCGCGGCCTGGCAACAAGACTTTTTGAGCCTGGCTCTGACGCAGCGCCAGCAGTTGGCGCATGACATGCGGATGCAAAGCGAAGCACGCAAGCGCAGCGGTGCGACGTATGCCGACCTTGACGAGCCAATGACCTGCAGCTGGTTGCACATGGCCCAGGCCAGCACGCTGATTCATGGCCACACCCACAAGCCTGCTGACCACCAGATGACCGATGGCCTGCGCCGCATCGTCCTGAGCGATTGGGACGCCACCGCTACGCCAGCGCGTGCTGAAGTGTTGCGCCTGAGCGCGGCTGTTGCGGGTCAAGCCGAGGGCAGCACCGTGCAACGCCTGCAGGCCACTCGGGCAGAGTGA
- a CDS encoding peptidylprolyl isomerase → MSNPQVELHIANYGVITLELDQDKAPKTVANFLSYVKKGHYDNTIFHRVIPGFMVQGGGMEPGMKEKKGDQPIVNEADNGLKNLNYTVAMARTGDPHSATAQFFINVADNGFLNHTAISAQGWGYAVFGKVVSGTDVVDKIKTVKTARKGYHDDVPVDDVVIEKAVAL, encoded by the coding sequence ATGAGCAACCCACAAGTCGAACTCCACATCGCCAATTACGGCGTCATCACCCTTGAACTCGATCAGGACAAAGCACCCAAAACAGTGGCGAATTTTTTGAGCTACGTGAAAAAAGGTCACTACGACAACACCATTTTTCACCGTGTCATTCCCGGCTTCATGGTGCAAGGCGGCGGCATGGAACCCGGCATGAAAGAAAAGAAGGGCGACCAACCCATCGTCAACGAAGCTGACAACGGCTTGAAGAACCTCAACTACACGGTCGCCATGGCCCGCACCGGTGACCCCCACTCAGCCACCGCGCAGTTTTTCATCAACGTGGCCGACAACGGCTTCCTGAACCACACCGCCATTTCAGCCCAGGGCTGGGGCTACGCCGTGTTTGGCAAGGTCGTGTCGGGCACTGACGTGGTTGACAAAATCAAGACGGTCAAGACCGCCCGCAAAGGCTACCATGATGACGTACCGGTGGACGACGTGGTGATCGAAAAGGCCGTGGCACTCTGA
- a CDS encoding peptidylprolyl isomerase, translating into MKYIRLWAIAPAVAGLLAIFSIASEASAQAPAQVKFATTAGDFVVEVYPDKAPKTVDNFLQYVKDKHYDGTIFHRVIPNFMIQGGGFDAQYVQKKTRAPVPHEGREALAKGGQRNVVGTLAMARTNDPQSATAQFFINVKDNAFLDPTADQYGYTVFGKVTSGMDVIQKIKAVPTGPAGPFGSDVPKTPILINSATLVK; encoded by the coding sequence ATGAAATATATACGTTTATGGGCTATAGCCCCCGCAGTTGCTGGACTTTTAGCTATATTTTCAATAGCATCAGAGGCATCGGCGCAGGCACCAGCCCAGGTCAAGTTTGCCACCACGGCAGGCGACTTTGTGGTCGAGGTTTACCCCGACAAAGCACCCAAAACAGTCGACAACTTTTTACAGTACGTCAAAGACAAACATTACGACGGCACGATCTTCCACCGCGTGATTCCCAACTTCATGATCCAGGGCGGTGGCTTTGATGCCCAGTACGTGCAGAAAAAAACTCGCGCTCCCGTGCCTCATGAAGGCCGCGAAGCACTGGCCAAGGGCGGCCAAAGAAATGTGGTCGGCACCTTGGCCATGGCCCGTACCAATGACCCGCAATCGGCGACGGCACAGTTCTTCATCAACGTCAAAGACAATGCATTTCTGGACCCCACGGCGGATCAATATGGCTACACCGTGTTTGGCAAGGTCACCAGCGGCATGGATGTGATCCAGAAAATCAAGGCCGTGCCCACCGGCCCGGCCGGCCCTTTTGGCTCCGATGTTCCCAAAACCCCAATTCTTATCAACTCTGCAACCCTGGTGAAGTAA
- a CDS encoding L,D-transpeptidase family protein, giving the protein MKRYFLTLFVAALVTLAMSTDATARKKPATKAKPVASVGHQQGANGDLAEARLMGIYQLMAKAQGREALAQAEQLVKDHPHFQLAQLVYGDLLAARTRPVRMVGDVPEPMRKAAAPVLDQLRDESQMRLKALRERPPSGALPSQFLALSARNKHAIAIDASRSRLYLLENRPTGLTLIADYYVSIGKSGLSKNAEGDLRTPMGVYFITSNLDPKSLKDFYGSGALPINYPNVLDNLRGKTGGGIWLHGTPPGQFSRPPLATDGCVVLANPDLMALIRTVEVRTTPVVISQSLKWVTPNTARSESKPFEEALTAWQNAKSSGNMNQVLSFYSPSFNSNGKSLTEWTPALRSELNKVQGRAIQLKDLSLLRWTDSADTMVVTFGEVTDGTRTGPTKRQYWVRQGSDWKIFYEGVIG; this is encoded by the coding sequence ATGAAGCGGTATTTCCTGACCCTATTTGTGGCAGCCCTGGTCACTCTGGCCATGAGCACTGACGCGACCGCTCGCAAGAAGCCGGCGACCAAAGCCAAGCCTGTCGCGAGCGTTGGACACCAACAGGGGGCCAATGGCGACCTGGCTGAAGCACGCCTGATGGGCATTTACCAGCTCATGGCCAAAGCACAGGGCCGTGAAGCCTTGGCCCAGGCCGAGCAACTGGTCAAAGACCACCCTCACTTTCAGCTCGCGCAACTGGTCTACGGCGACCTGCTGGCCGCGCGCACACGACCCGTTCGAATGGTAGGCGACGTACCGGAGCCCATGCGCAAAGCCGCTGCACCGGTGCTCGATCAACTCCGCGATGAGTCGCAAATGCGCTTGAAGGCGCTTCGTGAACGCCCCCCTTCTGGCGCACTCCCGTCGCAATTTCTGGCCTTGTCAGCTCGCAACAAACACGCCATTGCCATAGATGCGTCCCGCTCACGCCTGTATCTGCTGGAAAATCGACCCACCGGACTGACACTGATTGCCGACTATTACGTCTCCATCGGGAAATCCGGGCTGTCAAAAAACGCCGAGGGTGACTTGCGAACGCCCATGGGGGTGTACTTCATCACCAGCAACCTGGACCCCAAGTCGCTGAAAGACTTTTACGGCTCAGGTGCCCTGCCCATCAATTACCCGAACGTGCTCGACAACCTGCGTGGCAAAACAGGCGGCGGTATCTGGCTGCACGGCACGCCGCCCGGCCAGTTTTCGCGCCCCCCCCTGGCCACCGACGGCTGTGTCGTTTTGGCCAACCCCGACTTGATGGCACTGATCCGGACCGTCGAAGTTCGCACCACGCCGGTCGTGATCTCGCAGAGTCTGAAATGGGTAACACCCAACACGGCTCGTTCCGAGAGCAAGCCCTTTGAAGAGGCATTGACGGCTTGGCAAAATGCCAAATCCAGCGGCAACATGAACCAAGTGCTCAGTTTCTACAGCCCCAGCTTCAACAGCAATGGCAAGTCACTGACAGAATGGACACCGGCACTGCGCAGCGAGTTAAACAAGGTGCAGGGACGCGCGATCCAGCTCAAGGATCTGTCCTTGCTGCGCTGGACCGATAGCGCCGACACCATGGTGGTCACTTTTGGCGAGGTCACGGATGGCACCCGTACGGGGCCGACCAAACGCCAATATTGGGTTCGCCAAGGCAGTGACTGGAAAATATTTTACGAAGGAGTTATTGGATGA
- a CDS encoding L,D-transpeptidase Cds6 family protein, with the protein MTLARTTLFTTLRLLTLALACATSVAYADDYGDVSQLVRAGKLDEAMVKADSYLVGKPADPQMRFLKGVIQRNLGKQAEAIATFTKLTEDYPELPEPYNNLAVLYAGQSQFDKARAALEMAIRTNPSYATAHENLGDIYARLASQAYNKALQLDGANAAVPPKLALIRELFSPNNKGQHPATTALAAAPAVPVAKPSTPAPAAPTAVPAVVAPATTLRAAPAKPVASDSAAQESRQVEEAVQAWAKAWSTKDITAYLGAYGKEFDPAGQQSRKAWEEERRKRIVGKTSISVKLEKLSVTVNGAKAIAKFRQDYRAGALAVSSRKTLELVKTGNRWLIVKESTGN; encoded by the coding sequence ATGACGCTCGCCCGCACTACCCTTTTCACCACCCTGCGCCTGCTGACGCTCGCACTCGCCTGTGCCACTTCAGTTGCCTACGCAGACGACTATGGTGATGTCAGCCAGTTGGTGCGTGCCGGCAAGCTGGACGAGGCCATGGTCAAGGCCGACAGCTACCTGGTTGGCAAGCCGGCCGACCCGCAGATGCGCTTTCTCAAAGGTGTCATCCAACGCAATCTGGGCAAGCAGGCAGAGGCCATTGCCACCTTCACCAAGCTCACTGAAGATTATCCCGAGCTGCCCGAGCCCTATAACAACCTGGCCGTGCTCTACGCGGGCCAAAGCCAGTTCGACAAAGCACGTGCCGCGCTTGAAATGGCCATCCGCACCAACCCCAGCTACGCCACGGCGCATGAAAATTTGGGCGACATTTACGCCCGGCTTGCCAGTCAGGCCTACAACAAGGCCTTGCAACTCGATGGTGCCAACGCAGCGGTGCCGCCCAAGCTGGCCCTGATTCGGGAGTTGTTCAGCCCCAACAACAAGGGGCAGCATCCCGCTACCACGGCGCTGGCCGCTGCCCCGGCAGTGCCTGTCGCCAAACCGTCAACGCCGGCGCCTGCAGCTCCGACTGCCGTTCCAGCCGTCGTAGCTCCGGCCACAACCCTCAGAGCTGCACCAGCAAAACCCGTCGCCAGCGACAGCGCAGCCCAAGAATCCAGGCAAGTCGAAGAGGCCGTGCAGGCCTGGGCCAAGGCCTGGTCGACCAAAGACATAACGGCTTACCTGGGCGCTTATGGCAAAGAGTTTGATCCGGCCGGCCAGCAGAGTCGCAAAGCCTGGGAAGAAGAACGCCGCAAGCGCATCGTCGGCAAGACCAGCATCAGTGTCAAGCTGGAGAAACTGAGCGTCACAGTCAATGGCGCCAAGGCGATCGCGAAATTCCGCCAGGACTACCGCGCGGGTGCGCTGGCGGTATCGAGCCGCAAAACGCTTGAATTGGTCAAAACCGGCAACCGATGGCTGATCGTCAAGGAAAGCACGGGAAACTGA
- the cysS gene encoding cysteine--tRNA ligase: MSLRIYNTLSRAIEPLIPLQPGHVRMYVCGMTVYDLCHLGHARAMVAFDVVQRWLKVSGLRVTYVRNVTDIDDKIIKRALENGESIRALTERMVDALHQDADALGIERPTHEPRATEFVPQMLSLIGRLEQKGLAYQAVNGDVNYAVRKFPGYGKLSGKSLDELRAGERVAVADGKDDPLDFVLWKTAKPNEPLDAKWDSVYGQGRPGWHIECSAMCGQMLGETVDIHGGGADLQFPHHENEIAQSEGATGKPLASIWMHNGFVTRDNEKMSKSLGNFFTIRDILARYDAETTRFFIIRAHYRSALNHSDAHLDDARNSLKRLYTALDLVAPEPLLEIDWRQPFAARFKAAMDEDFGTPEAVAVMFELATEVNKTRDPKLAGLLKALGACLGLLQGDPKVFLQAGATLDAASIAALIAQRTAAKAAKNFAEADRIRQDLLARGIVLKDSAAGTVWEVVA, from the coding sequence ATGAGTTTGCGCATTTACAACACGCTGTCGCGTGCCATTGAACCTTTGATTCCGCTGCAACCTGGCCACGTGCGTATGTACGTCTGCGGCATGACGGTGTACGACCTGTGCCATTTGGGCCATGCACGCGCCATGGTCGCATTTGACGTGGTGCAGCGCTGGCTCAAGGTCAGCGGCTTGCGGGTGACCTATGTGCGCAATGTCACCGATATTGACGACAAAATCATCAAACGTGCCTTGGAGAATGGCGAATCCATCCGGGCACTGACCGAGCGCATGGTGGATGCATTGCATCAGGATGCCGATGCCTTGGGTATTGAGCGACCCACGCATGAGCCCCGTGCGACCGAGTTTGTGCCGCAAATGTTGAGCCTGATTGGACGACTTGAACAAAAGGGCTTGGCCTATCAGGCGGTCAATGGCGATGTGAATTACGCGGTGCGCAAGTTCCCCGGTTACGGCAAGCTCAGCGGCAAGTCACTCGATGAGTTGCGCGCCGGTGAACGGGTGGCGGTGGCGGACGGCAAGGATGATCCGCTTGATTTCGTGCTCTGGAAAACGGCCAAACCGAACGAGCCGCTGGATGCGAAATGGGACAGTGTTTATGGCCAGGGTCGCCCGGGCTGGCACATCGAGTGCTCGGCCATGTGTGGCCAGATGCTGGGCGAGACGGTTGACATTCATGGTGGCGGCGCTGATCTGCAGTTTCCTCATCACGAGAATGAAATTGCCCAAAGCGAGGGTGCCACCGGCAAACCACTGGCCAGCATCTGGATGCACAACGGCTTTGTGACGCGCGACAACGAAAAAATGTCCAAAAGTCTGGGTAATTTTTTCACCATCCGCGATATTTTGGCGCGTTATGACGCTGAGACCACGCGCTTTTTCATCATCCGCGCGCACTACCGCAGCGCCCTGAACCACAGCGACGCGCATCTGGATGATGCGCGCAATTCGCTCAAGCGCCTCTACACCGCGCTTGATTTGGTGGCGCCCGAACCGCTGCTTGAGATTGACTGGCGCCAGCCTTTTGCCGCGCGCTTCAAGGCGGCGATGGATGAAGACTTCGGCACCCCCGAGGCAGTGGCGGTGATGTTTGAGCTGGCGACCGAGGTCAATAAAACCCGCGACCCCAAATTGGCGGGTCTGCTGAAGGCGCTGGGCGCCTGCCTTGGCTTGCTGCAAGGCGACCCGAAGGTTTTTTTGCAGGCCGGCGCCACGCTCGACGCGGCGTCCATTGCGGCCTTGATTGCGCAACGCACGGCGGCCAAGGCAGCCAAGAACTTCGCCGAGGCTGATCGCATTCGCCAGGACTTGTTGGCACGGGGTATTGTTTTGAAAGATTCAGCCGCAGGCACCGTCTGGGAAGTGGTGGCATGA